From one Lycorma delicatula isolate Av1 chromosome 2, ASM4794821v1, whole genome shotgun sequence genomic stretch:
- the LOC142320223 gene encoding UNC93-like protein MFSD11 isoform X2: MIICVVTILLNIFYVISPMFYARLFISSVLVENAWAIYLTTSSGGIAASLLWTAEGKYLVSNSPPEVTSRNVGIFWAFYCSSSIIGNLYSFYILEGKEYLDRGSRHLIIFTLTIIAGVATLLFILVPPAEKNETEDKKLQKVNPLKELKTTWKVFKTKEMMILAVTFCYTGLHQAFCSGIYSPSIGFTLQFGSRSKQLVPLSGVFLGLGQVIGSCWQILQGKKLSKLRWGRRIVLTTGIVAQFISFALIYINIPPSAVFGNTTDSAIIKSNIFIAIFCSVLLGIGDGCLNTQNFSIIAVLFPNEAAQSCALYNFSKAVFVALGFFLPSFFNLHHQLIFLAIMAIFALISYIYADMCTLKKCNDQNNKSTVLSLLLLVFFCQASLTCIINSYFWQ, encoded by the exons ATGATTATATGTGTTgtaactatattattaaatatattttatgtgatcTCACCTATGTTTTATGCTAG attatttatttcatcagttCTTGTTGAGAACGCATGGGCAATATATTTAACCACAAGTTCAGGAGGAATTGCAGCTTCTTTACTATGGACTGCAGAAGGAAAATATCTTGTATCAAATTCACCACCTGAAGTGACTAGTCGAAATGTTGGAATATTTTGGGCATTTTACTGCTCATC GTCAATTATaggtaatttatattcattttatatattagaagGTAAGGAGTATTTGGATCGAGGAAGTAGGCATTTAATTATCTTTACACTCACAATAATAGCAGGAGTtgctacattattatttatacttgtacctccagcagaaaaaaatgaaacagaagataaaaaattacaaaaagtaaatccACTAAAAGAACTTAAAACTACATGGAAAGTGTTCAAAACCAAAGAGATGATGATACTGGCTGTAACATTTTGTTATACAG GTTTACATCAAGCATTTTGTAGTGGTATTTATAGTCCAAGCATTGGATTTACTCTTCAATTTGGGAGTAGATCAAAACAACTTGTTCCATTATCTGGTGTCTTTCTTGGTTTAGGACAAGTGATAg GTAGTTGCTGGCAAATTCTGCAAGGGAAAAAATTAAGCAAACTTCGATGGGGGCGAAGAATAGTTTTAACAACAGGTATAGTGGCTCAGTTCATCTCTTTTGCACTCATTTATATTAACATTCCTCCATCTGCTGTTTTTGGAAATACTACAGACTCTGCAATAATAAAGAGCAA TATATTTATAGCTATATTCTGCAGTGTACTACTTGGTATTGGTGATGGATGCTTGAATacccaaaatttttcaataattgctGTATTATTTCCTAATGAGGCTGCGCAGTCATGTGCTCTGTATAACTTTTCAAAG gctGTCTTTGTTGCTCTTGGTTTTTTTCTGCCAAGCTTCTTTAACTTGCATCATCAACTCATATTTCTGGCAATAATGGCAATATTTGCcctaatttcatacatttatgcAGATATGTGTACTCTTAAAAAATGTAACGATCAGAACAATAAATCAACAGT
- the LOC142320223 gene encoding UNC93-like protein MFSD11 isoform X3, whose product MCSHRCIVRLFISSVLVENAWAIYLTTSSGGIAASLLWTAEGKYLVSNSPPEVTSRNVGIFWAFYCSSSIIGNLYSFYILEGKEYLDRGSRHLIIFTLTIIAGVATLLFILVPPAEKNETEDKKLQKVNPLKELKTTWKVFKTKEMMILAVTFCYTGLHQAFCSGIYSPSIGFTLQFGSRSKQLVPLSGVFLGLGQVIGSCWQILQGKKLSKLRWGRRIVLTTGIVAQFISFALIYINIPPSAVFGNTTDSAIIKSNIFIAIFCSVLLGIGDGCLNTQNFSIIAVLFPNEAAQSCALYNFSKAVFVALGFFLPSFFNLHHQLIFLAIMAIFALISYIYADMCTLKKCNDQNNKSTVLSLLLLVFFCQASLTCIINSYFWQ is encoded by the exons ATGTGTTCTCACCGATGTATCGTTAG attatttatttcatcagttCTTGTTGAGAACGCATGGGCAATATATTTAACCACAAGTTCAGGAGGAATTGCAGCTTCTTTACTATGGACTGCAGAAGGAAAATATCTTGTATCAAATTCACCACCTGAAGTGACTAGTCGAAATGTTGGAATATTTTGGGCATTTTACTGCTCATC GTCAATTATaggtaatttatattcattttatatattagaagGTAAGGAGTATTTGGATCGAGGAAGTAGGCATTTAATTATCTTTACACTCACAATAATAGCAGGAGTtgctacattattatttatacttgtacctccagcagaaaaaaatgaaacagaagataaaaaattacaaaaagtaaatccACTAAAAGAACTTAAAACTACATGGAAAGTGTTCAAAACCAAAGAGATGATGATACTGGCTGTAACATTTTGTTATACAG GTTTACATCAAGCATTTTGTAGTGGTATTTATAGTCCAAGCATTGGATTTACTCTTCAATTTGGGAGTAGATCAAAACAACTTGTTCCATTATCTGGTGTCTTTCTTGGTTTAGGACAAGTGATAg GTAGTTGCTGGCAAATTCTGCAAGGGAAAAAATTAAGCAAACTTCGATGGGGGCGAAGAATAGTTTTAACAACAGGTATAGTGGCTCAGTTCATCTCTTTTGCACTCATTTATATTAACATTCCTCCATCTGCTGTTTTTGGAAATACTACAGACTCTGCAATAATAAAGAGCAA TATATTTATAGCTATATTCTGCAGTGTACTACTTGGTATTGGTGATGGATGCTTGAATacccaaaatttttcaataattgctGTATTATTTCCTAATGAGGCTGCGCAGTCATGTGCTCTGTATAACTTTTCAAAG gctGTCTTTGTTGCTCTTGGTTTTTTTCTGCCAAGCTTCTTTAACTTGCATCATCAACTCATATTTCTGGCAATAATGGCAATATTTGCcctaatttcatacatttatgcAGATATGTGTACTCTTAAAAAATGTAACGATCAGAACAATAAATCAACAGT